The Nitrobacter hamburgensis X14 genome contains the following window.
ACGAGCCATCCGCTGTCGTGCAGTCGCTCGGCCCCGGTCAGTCGGCGCCGGAAAACCGTCACGTGCCGAACGCCGAATCTGACGTGATCGCGGCGCTCGATGATCTTCAGGGCGTGTGTCCGAATCTTGAGCGCGTGGCTGTGGTCGTTGCGTGGTTCGGCTCCGATCTGCGCGCCGGAAGCTGTCTCGTTCGTCCCGGCGCCGACAGCGCCAGCAAGGTCACGCGCGGCAGCAACTGGTCGGTGGCCGGCGTGACGCGGGGGAGCGCCTATGTGGTGTCGCAGGTCGACGGCCGACCGGCCTTCGGCGGCACGCCGTCCGACGACAGCGTGAGGCACCTGATTGCGGAGCTGAAGGCGCGCGGTCTCAAGGTCACGTTCTATCCCTTCATCATGATGGATATTCCAGCCGGAAACGGCCTGAGCGATCCGTGGAGCGGGGCATCGTCGCAGCCGCCATATCCATGGCGCGGCCGCATCACCTGCGATCCCGCGCCGGGGCGGGCGGGCTCGCCGCAAGGCACGGCGGCGGCGGCGACGCAGGTTGGCAGCTTTTTCTCCGGCGGAAGCTGGAACTATCGCGGCATGATCCTGCACTATGCGAGCTTGGTCGCCTCGGCCGGGGGCGTCGATGCCTTCATGATCGGATCGGAGTTGCGGTCGCTGACGCGCGTGCGCTCCGGCTCCGGCGTCTATCCTGCCGTCGATGCGCTGGTGACGCTCGCGGCTGAAGTGAAAGCCATCGTCGGCTCCTCGACGATCGTGACCTATGGCGCGGACTGGACCGAGTACGGCGCCGATGTCGTCGATGCCGGCGCTTCAGAAGTGCGCTTTCCGCTCGATCCGCTGTGGGCGTCCGGCGCGATCGATGCCGTCGGCATCGACTACTATGCGCCGCTCGCGGACTGGCGCGACGAGGCCGGACATCTCGATGCGAGCATTGCGGCTTCGACCTATGACGTCGGCTATCTCGCGGATAACATTTACGGCGGCGAGGGGTTCGACTGGTACTACACCGATGACGCCGCGCGCGCCGCGCAAAACCGCACGCCGATCACCGACGGCCTCGGCAAGCCGTGGACCTTCCGCGTCAAGGACATCAAGGCGTGGTGGTCGTCGGCGCATTACGAGCGCGTCGGTGGCGTCGAACTCGCAAGCCCGACCGCGTGGGTGCCGCAAGGCAAGCCAGTGTGGCTGACCGAGGTCGGCTGTCCGGCGGTGGACAAGGGCGCCAACCAGCCGAGCGTGTTTCCCGATCCGAAATCGTCGGAGAACCACTTGCCGTATTTCTCCAGCGGCAGCCGCGACGACCTGATACAGCGCCGCTATCTGCAAGCCTTTCTCGGCAAACTGGATCCCTCGTTCGGCGCGGCGGATGCCGATAATCCCGTCTCGCCAGTCTATGGCCGGCGCATGATCGAGCCGTCCGCGATCCATCTGTGGACCTGGGACGCGCGGCCCTATCCGGCGTTTCCCGCCGCGACCGATGTCTGGAGCGACGGGCCGAACTGGCGGACCGGGCACTGGCTCACCGGCCGTCTCGGCACTGCGCCGATGGACGCGCTGGTGCAGGCGCTGCTCGCCGATTGCGGCGTCACCGGTGCCGACACCTCGGCGCTGCGCGAGAGCTGCGACGGCTACGTGATCGACCGGCCGATGTCGCCGCGCGCCATGATAGAACCGCTCGCCGGCGCCTACGCCTTCGATGCGACCGCCGCCGACGGAACGCTGCGCTTCGTTTCGCGCGGCGGCGTGCCGGTCGCCGAATTCGCCGAGGACGACCTGGTGCTGCCGGACGATGGCGCGCCGGCGCGGCTGACGCGCGCGCAGGAAACCGAACTGCCGCGCGAAGCCGGTTTCGGCTTTACCGACGGCACGGTGGATTACCGACGCTCTGCGGTGACGTCGCGCCGGCTGGCGGGTGGATCGAACCGGAGCGTTCACTCCGCTCTCGCGGTCGTCAGCGACGACGCCGCGATGTCGCGGCGGGCCGAGGTCTGGCTGCAGGACCTGTGGGCGGGCCGCGAAAGCGCCGCGTTTTCGCTCGGGCCGCAATGCCTGTCGCTGACGCCGGGCGACGTGATCGCGGTGACGATCAACGGGCGGCGGCGGCTGTTCGAGATCGACGCCACGGTCGATGCCGAAGCGCGGCAGGTGACGGCGCGCAGCATCGATCCCGAGGTGTTTTCGGTGCCGCTGTCGACGCCACGGCAAACGCGGCCGGCGATACCGGCGGCGCTCGGGCCGGTTCAGGCGGCGGTGCTCGATTTGCCGACCATCGACTCTTCGCAGCCGCCGATCCTGACCCGGCTCGCTGTCTTCGCCAGTCCGTGGCCGATATCGGTGACGGTCTGGACTTCGCCGGACGGCGCGAGTTTTCAGCCGGCCGCGATCGCCCCAGTGCCCGCGACATCAGGCGAAACGCTCGACCCGCTGCCGGCGGGTCCGGCCGGGCGATGGGATCGCGGCAACACCGTCCGCGTCCGCCTCTACGGCGGCGCGCTGACGTCGGTATGCGATGCCCGCGTGCTCGGGGGCGCCAACGCGGCGGCGGTGCGGACCACTGACGGGGAGTGGGAAATCCTGCAGTTTGCCAATGCGGAGCTGGTGGACGGCGGCACCTATAGGCTATCGCGCCTGTTGCGCGGGCAGGCCGGCAGCGAATACGCGATCGCCGATGTGTTGCCGGCGGGCGCGCCGTTCGTGCTGCTCGATACGCATCTTGTGCCGCTGTCGCGCGGACTGAATGCGCTGGGTCGTCCGATCCTGGTGCGGCTTGCCGCCGCCGGACGAAACCATGACGATCCGACCGCCGTTGCGCTGACGGTGACGCCGCGTCCGACCGCGCTGCTGCCGCTGTCGCCGGTGCACGTCAAGGCGTTGCGCGAGAGCGGCGGCGTTCGCATCTCGTGGATTCGCCGGACCCGCATCGACGGCGACGGCTGGGGCGTCGAGGTGCCTCTCGGTGAAGATAGCGAGGCCTACACGCTCGACGTCTTCTCCGGTGGCACGATCGTGCGCAGCATCGCGTGCAGCACACCGGAAGCGTTCTACGCCGATGCCGACGAACTGGCGGATTTCGGCACGCCGCAGGGCAGCCTGCACCTTCGCGTCGCGCAGGTCTCCGCAACCGTCGGCGCCGGTCATCCCACTGAGCTTACTCTTACCCTCTGAGTTGCCATGACAGATACAGCGAATCTCGGGCTGCCGTACATCGACGGCAGCCAGGCCCAGAAGCACGTCACTCATAACGAGGCGCTGCGCATTCTCGACGCGGCGATCCAGATCGGCGTGCTCGATCTGACGCTCTCCGCGCCGCCATCCACTCCGGCGGGCGGCGAACGGCATGTTGTCGCAAGCGGCGCGACCGGCGCGTGGGCCGGGCGGGATAATACAATCGCGACCTGGCAGGACGGCGCCTGGGCGTTCCTCGCGCCGAAGACGGGATGGTGCATCTGGTCGGCGGCCGACAGCAGTCTGTTCGTGTTCGACGGCGCAGCCTGGCAGAGCGTGGGCGGCACGGCGCCGTTCGATAATGTGGCGCATTTCGGCGTCAATACCGCTGCCAGCAGTCCCAATCTCCTCAGCGTCACATCCAATGCCGCGCTGTTTGCCGCCATCGACGCCGCCGACGGCGGCACCGGCGACATGCGGCTTCAGGTCTCGAAGGAAAGCCCCGCCAATACGGCTTCGATATTCTTCTCGGACAATTTTTCGGGCCGCGCGGAATTCGGCCTGGTCGGCGCCGACGCATTCAAGCTCAAGGTGTCCGCGGACGGATCGAACTGGCTCGAGGCCATGGTGTTCGATGCGGCCAGCGGGCGGGTGTCGTTTCCCGTCAATGGCGGCCCGCGCGACGTGCTGGCGGCAAACCGCATTTATTACGTCCGTACCGACGGCAGCGACGGCAATGACGGGCTGTCGAACAGCTCCGGGCGCGCGTTTCTGACCATCCAGAAGGCGATCGATGCCGCCGCGGCGATCGATCTGTCGATCCACGACGTGACGGTTCAGCTTGCGGACGGCACCTACACCGGCGCGGTGGTCTTCAAAACCCTGACCGGCGCGGGTCGTGTCATCATCAAAGGCAACGCGACGACGCCATCCAATACGTTCATCAGCGTGACCGGCGCCGATGCCTTCAGTGGCGTCGGCTTCGCCGGGTCCTATCAATTGAACAGCCTGAAGATCCAGACCGCGACATCAGGCAACGCGCTCAACGTTCAGGGCAAGGGCGCCTATGTGGAACTTGCGAACGTGGACTTCGGCGCGGCGGCCGGTGTTCATATCCGCGCCGCGCTCGGTGCCACCGTCAACGTGGTCGGCAACTATGCGATATCCGGCGGCGCGGGACGGCACTGGAACGTCTCGTACCAGGGGCTGATCTATTCCCCGAGCGTGACCATCACCCTGACCGGCACGCCGGCGTTCAGTTCGCAATTCGCCATCGCCACCAGCGCGGGCGTGATCGAATGCGGCAGCGTGACCTATAGCGGCGCGGCCACGGGCACGCGCTATTCGGCGATCTCGAACGGCGTCATCAGTTCATCGGGCGGCACGCTGCCGGGCAACGCGGCGGGCTCGACCGCGAGCGGCGGGCAGTTTGTGTGAAATGCGTGAGATGCGCAACGTGCGTGGTGTCGCGCTTCGAGGCCCTGGTGACGTTGATATTTCCGCACGAACGCACGGGACATTATCTGACAGTCCGGTAGCTATGGCTCGATCTCAAGCTGAAAGTTAGAGGCCGCCATGTGTTTGCGTAGCTGCAAGGGATTTGCGAACGTGACAACGTTGCCGACATCGATTTTGAAATCAGATTGATCGGTCATGTTGCCGGTGTCCGTATATAGCCAGACATCGATGCGCTTGATCTTGTTGTGAAGCTTTTCATGGCCGGGAAAACCGATCTTCGAAAGCAGCACCAGCGTCTTCTGCTCAGCGCGCAGGGCCGGATAGTAACGGAAGGACTCGTTGCCTTTCTCATCGACAAGGGTCACTCCAATGGAGGACCGTCGCTCGGACCCAAGCTCGATGCCGAACAGGCCTGAATTGGTGATGGGAAAATCTCCCACAAGAGAGATCTTTGCTGAATTGCTGCGATAATTGTCGGGATTGGCGGGGTCGCTCTTGCTCGGAGAGACTGTAACGGTTCTCCCGGATTTGTCCGACGCGTCGTAGTCGGTATCAATGCTGGTCTCAATGGCTTGCGGATGCCCGGCCGCGGGCTGAACGGAGCTGTTCTCGTACAGGACAACGTCGATTCCCACTCCAGTGAGCGCGGCCAATGAACAGTGCCTTGGTTGTGCCGGCGGTTTCTCCGTAATGAAGCCTCGCTTGATGGGCGCTTCATCGGAAACGGACGTGGCGCTCCATTCCGATCCGTTCTCCAGTGTGCATGTGAGTCTGTTTCGATAAATGTCGATCTGATAAGGGTGAGGAGCGCCGATGCGCGACAATATGATGGTCCCGTCCTCTGTGATGAATGGTGCGTAGTGCTTGTTCAGAACCCGTTGCCTTCGAATCATCTCGTCTGAGAAGAATGAAATGCCCGTCAGTTGCGAGAGGGCGCGATATTGCGAGGTTTCGAAGATCACGTAGTGAGGTGGGTCGATCGTCGGCTTGTTGAGCATGTAGAGCGACCAGTCGGGCGTCACGAAGCGGTCCGCTCGGGCCATCGTACCCTTGAGGCCGCATTGAAAGGCCTCCTCATATCTTTCGTCTTTGAACGCAATGGCAGCCAGCTTTAATGCTTCGAGGCCATAGAGATGACCGTTCAAGACATAAAACTCGTCGCTCTCATTCATTCCCTGCCATGAATACTCGGATATCCAGCATCCATCCGCAGAATGCCACATCGAGCCGCCCTCGGTCGGCGACAACAAGGCCGACTCCAGGGATTTCCGCGCAAGATCAACATACTTCGCATCCTCGAACGTCTCAAACGCGGCCAGAAAAACAACTGGCATGAGAAAGCCGTCCATTCCTGACCACCAGCCGGGCGCATGGGATTCGTATGTCTGATTATAGTTCCAGCGAAAAAGCTTTCCCTCGCGGGTCACGCTGGGCCAGCGATTAAGCAAGATATCGAGTCCCTCAGCCACGTCCGATCGGATATGCGGATCGCGTGAAGCGTGAAATGCGTACATGAGAGCAAGCAGCCGGGTGGAGAAGGTGAGCGGACTACCTTTCGTAATCAGAGCCTGCCAATCGGTTTTAACCGTATCACGCGGGCGGAAGATGAGAGGCCCAATCACGTCCGGAGCATGGTTCAGGACCGAAGCCGGAATTTCAGATCGGTGAGATGCTTGAGCGTGAGCATCGTTGGTGCAAAACATCAACGATATCGTCGCAAATGTCGCGGCAATCATTCTGAACAAGTAAAAACCCCCGAAATTGAAATTTTTTTTTGAACAGTAGTTGGTGTCCGGTTCTAATGCAACGCGCCCGCCCAGCGCTTGGGTCCAATGATTGATGGTCGGGTAGTCGCTGCAATGGAGTGATGTCCGCTGCGTGCGTCCCATCGCGACAGGCCGCCTCGATTAGCCCCGAGTTCAAGAAATCGTTTCGGGCTTGCTGCCCCCCATTATGGGCCGCAACGCGATTGATCAGATCGCGCTGCTGCAAGCGGTTATTCGTGAGGCGACCCGGTCGCGAACCTAGACTCTCGGCATCCTGTCGTAAACATCCCAAAAGGACCAATCCAATGCCCAACGTAGCCCCGGCCGCGCGCGCTCCCGCTATGCCTGATTTCCAGGCGGTGCTGCGGCGGCTCTGGCCGCGCGGCGACAGCAGGATCGCCGGGCTGATCGAGGGCATGGCGGCGACGGCGCCCGCCGTGTTCGACAAATATGGAATCGCCACGCCGCTGTTGATTGCGCACGTCATGGCCCAGATCAGCCACGAATGCGGGGCCGGGACCGCTGTGATCGAGAACCTGAACTATTCGGCGGCCCGCATGACGCAGGTGTGGCCGTCGCGCTTTTCGACCACCGCCAGCGCCACTCCTTACGCGCACAATCCGCGCGCGCTCGCCAACAAGGTCTACAACGGCCGCATGGGCAATCGCCCCGGCTCCGACGACGGCTGGAATTTCCGCGGCCGCGGCGCCGTTCAAACGACGGGACGCGACGGTTATCGGCGGCTGGCAGCGGCAACCGGCCTCGATGTCGTCGCCTATCCGGATCTCGTCAACGATCCCCGTCATTTTCTCGAATGCGGCGTGGCCGATTTCGTCAACTGCGGATGCCTTCCGTTCGCTCGGAAAGACGACGTGCGCGGCGTCACGAAGCGGCTGAACGGCGGGTTCGTCGGGCTGCCGCAACGCAAGTCGTGGCTTTCGAAATGGAAAGCCGCGCTGACGATCTGACCGCCGCGCGACGGTCTCGCGCAATCAACACGCATAGTTGGAGATACAACATGACATCGGATTCGGTGTGGCAGGTCGTGCGCTACCTGCTGATCGCGGCCGGCAGCTTCGCCACCGGCAAGGGATGGGTCACCTCCGATCAGGTGACCGGCATCATCGGTGCGATCGGCACGCTCTTTACCGTGGCGTGGGGCCTCTACGTCAAGGCCAACACCAGGGCGGTCCCCTCGGTCACGGCCGCGCGTCCCGACGTGCCGACCGTCAGCGCCGCGACCGGCGCGGTCAAGTAACTCACGAACAACAGGGAGTTCTCATGCGAAAGCTTGTCGCCGCGATAGCGGTCGTCTCCGGTCTGGCGCTGGCAGCTTGCCAGACCGCCGCGCCGCCGTCGCTGAATCTGAACACGTCGGTTGCGCTCAATACGATCTACGGCATCGAGAACGCCTACGGCGTCGCGGTGAACGCCGCCAATGCCTACAAGGCGCTGCCGCTTTGCCGGACCGGCACCGAGCCGGGCGCGGCCAACATCTGCGCCAGGCGGTCGGTGATCGAAAGGGTGCAGGCGGCGATGCGCAAGGCGCGCCTCGCCGTCAACAATCTGGTCGCGCTGCAGAAGGCCTATCCATCCGTCGATATCACCAACGCGCTCTCGGCGGCGCGGTCGGCGCTGATCGGCGTCCAGCAAGTCCTCATATCGGGAGCGCAGTAATATGGTCACCGCAGCAGAAATCGCGGCCGGCCTCGCGGCCGCCGAAGCCATCGTCAGCGCTATTGTCAAGGTCGCGCCCGCGATCGAGCAGGGCGTGGTCTCGTCGATCCCCTACGTCCAGGCCATCGCCGGTCTGATCGGCGGCAACAACGCCACGCCCGAGCAGATCGACGCGGTGCTGGCCCGGATCAACGCGGCGAGCGACGAGTTTTTGAGCCCGCTGCCGCCGGACGACGGCTCGACCACGACCTGACGCCGCGAGGGGCAGGCCCAGGCCCGGAGGTCCACCCCGAGGCGGTGCGTCCGCAGCATAAAATATGACATAAGCGGGCTCTGGCGTTCATTTGCCATTCACACGATGACGGTTCATCTTGGCGAATAAAGCTGGAATCAGCGGAGCCCGCCTTGCGCCTTCTCGTCGTCGAAGACGATCCCGACCTTAATCGTCAGCTCACGACGGCGCTGACCGACGCCGGCTATGTGGTCGACCGTGCGTTCGACGGCGAGGAGGGACATTTCCTCGGCGACAGCGAGCCGTATGACGCCGTCGTGCTGGATATCGGCCTGCCGAAGATGGACGGTATTTCGGTGCTGGAGGCCTGGCGGCGCAATGACCGCACCATGCCGGTGCTGATCCTCACAGCGCGCGATCGCTGGAGCGACAAGGTGCAGGGGTTCGACGCCGGCGCCGACGATTATGTCGCAAAACCCTTCCATCTCGAGGAGATCCTGGCGCGGATTCGCGCGCTGCTGCGGCGGAGCACCGGACATGCGCAATCTGAGTTGTCCTGCGGGCCGGTGACGCTGGATACCCGCACCGGGCGCGTCAGCGTCAGCGGCAATCCGGTCAAGATGACATCGCATGAATACCGGCTGCTGGCCTATCTCATGCATCATACCGGGAGGGTGGTGTCGCGCACCGAACTGGTCGAACATCTCTACGATCAGGATTTCGATCGCGACTCCAACACCATTGAGGTCTTTGTCGGCCGCATCCGCAAGAAGCTGGACGTCGATATCATCCAGACGGTCCGCGGGCTCGGCTACCTGCTGACGCCGCCGACAGATGCGCGCTAGGCGGTTTCGGGGCGGCCGCTCGAACTCGCTCGCAACGCGGCTGTTTCTGTCCGCGACCGCCTGGGTGGTGGTTATTCTGCTCATCACCGGCGTGGTGCTGTCGTCGGTCTATCGCTCGGCGTCCGAGCGCGCCTTCGACCGCCGCCTTAATCTCTATCTCCGCACCCTGATCGCCGAAGTGGCGACGCCGGACGAGCCGCTCGATCGCCAGTTCCAGTCGCTCGGCGAGCCGCTGTTCGATCTGCCGCTGTCGGGTTGGTACTGGGAGATCGTCCGCACCGATCCGGAGAAGAAAGAGATTCGCGCGTCCCGCTCGCTGTGGGACAAGAAGCTGCCGAAGCTGGAGGATCAGGGCATCGAGCTCTCCTCGTCGGGGGTCCGTGTCGGCTATGTCGACGGGCCCGAAGGGCAGACCCTGCGCATGGTGGAGCGGCCGGTCGATCTCGGCACCGACGGCAAGTTCCGCGTCACCGTGGCCGGAGACGCCACCGAGATTTTCGATGAAACGCGGACCTTCGACTATTACCTTGGCGGCACGTTTGCCGCGCTCACGATCGTGCTGGTGCTGACCACGATCTTTCAGGTGCGATTCGGTCTCGCTCCGCTGAAACGCATTTCAGACGCCATCGCCGACATCCGGTCCGGCCGCGCCGAACGGCTGGAGGGCGAGTTTCCGGTCGAGATCGCGCCGCTCGCCCGCGAGACCAATGCGCTGATCGACGCCAACCGCGAGATCGTCGAGCGCGCCCGCACCCATGTCGGCAACCTCGCGCACGCGGTCAAGACGCCGCTCTCGGTCATCATCAACGAAGCCAACGCGCGCGAGCGCGATCCCTTCGCCGCGAAGGTGCTCGAACAGGCCGAGGTGATGCGCAATCAGGTGGTCCATCATCTGGAGCGCGCCCGCATCGCCGCGCGGCTCACCGTGGTTGCAACGGTGACCGATGTCGCGCCCGTCATCGAGGCGCTGCGTCGGACCATGGAGAAGATTCACCGCGACCGCGCCATCGCCATCGCTGTCGATGCCAGCACTGCTGCGAAATTTCGCGGCGAACGCCAGGATCTCGAGGAAATGGCCGGTAACCTCGTCGACAACGCCTGCAAGTGGGCGCGGTCGCGGGTGCTCATCAAGGTATCCGTGCCTCCGGTTGCTGGAGCCGGGCCGGCGATGCTGCACATCGTCGTCGACGACGACGGCAGCGGACTGTCGGACGCCGAGCGGATGCAGGCCTCGCAGCGCGGCCGCCGCCTCGACGAGACCAAGCCGGGATCGGGACTGGGGCTGTCGATCGTCACCGATCTCGCCGCCCTTTATGACGGCAGCCTGACGCTCGGCTCGGCGCCGATCGGCGGCCTGCGGGCCGAACTGGTGCTGCCGGCGGCATGAAGCGTTGGCCCCCAGCTTGCTGGCTGCACCGCCGCAGTCCCGCCCGAATTGCCCGCTCCTGTGCGACCGGATGCAGAATCGTCCCGGCGGGAGGGCGCCGGAGGGGGTCATGAGCAAGACGAATATGCTGTTGGTTGTCGCGGTGGCGCTCGC
Protein-coding sequences here:
- a CDS encoding baseplate multidomain protein megatron, with the translated sequence MAALVLSVAGGAAGALFGPAGAIAGRIAGALVGNVVDRKLFGPGNQNVVGPRLADLDVMASTEGAPIPRVYGRARLSGQVIWATQLEEVVSSETSSSGGKGGLSSGPSTTTTTYSYFANFAVGLCEGVIGRVGRIWADGSPLDLSGLTLRVHRGTEDQAPDDLIVAKEGAGNAPAYRGLAYIVFERLPLAKFGNRIPQLSFEIIRPIGKLERMVRAVTLIPGTTEFGYEPSAVVQSLGPGQSAPENRHVPNAESDVIAALDDLQGVCPNLERVAVVVAWFGSDLRAGSCLVRPGADSASKVTRGSNWSVAGVTRGSAYVVSQVDGRPAFGGTPSDDSVRHLIAELKARGLKVTFYPFIMMDIPAGNGLSDPWSGASSQPPYPWRGRITCDPAPGRAGSPQGTAAAATQVGSFFSGGSWNYRGMILHYASLVASAGGVDAFMIGSELRSLTRVRSGSGVYPAVDALVTLAAEVKAIVGSSTIVTYGADWTEYGADVVDAGASEVRFPLDPLWASGAIDAVGIDYYAPLADWRDEAGHLDASIAASTYDVGYLADNIYGGEGFDWYYTDDAARAAQNRTPITDGLGKPWTFRVKDIKAWWSSAHYERVGGVELASPTAWVPQGKPVWLTEVGCPAVDKGANQPSVFPDPKSSENHLPYFSSGSRDDLIQRRYLQAFLGKLDPSFGAADADNPVSPVYGRRMIEPSAIHLWTWDARPYPAFPAATDVWSDGPNWRTGHWLTGRLGTAPMDALVQALLADCGVTGADTSALRESCDGYVIDRPMSPRAMIEPLAGAYAFDATAADGTLRFVSRGGVPVAEFAEDDLVLPDDGAPARLTRAQETELPREAGFGFTDGTVDYRRSAVTSRRLAGGSNRSVHSALAVVSDDAAMSRRAEVWLQDLWAGRESAAFSLGPQCLSLTPGDVIAVTINGRRRLFEIDATVDAEARQVTARSIDPEVFSVPLSTPRQTRPAIPAALGPVQAAVLDLPTIDSSQPPILTRLAVFASPWPISVTVWTSPDGASFQPAAIAPVPATSGETLDPLPAGPAGRWDRGNTVRVRLYGGALTSVCDARVLGGANAAAVRTTDGEWEILQFANAELVDGGTYRLSRLLRGQAGSEYAIADVLPAGAPFVLLDTHLVPLSRGLNALGRPILVRLAAAGRNHDDPTAVALTVTPRPTALLPLSPVHVKALRESGGVRISWIRRTRIDGDGWGVEVPLGEDSEAYTLDVFSGGTIVRSIACSTPEAFYADADELADFGTPQGSLHLRVAQVSATVGAGHPTELTLTL
- a CDS encoding DUF2793 domain-containing protein; the encoded protein is MTDTANLGLPYIDGSQAQKHVTHNEALRILDAAIQIGVLDLTLSAPPSTPAGGERHVVASGATGAWAGRDNTIATWQDGAWAFLAPKTGWCIWSAADSSLFVFDGAAWQSVGGTAPFDNVAHFGVNTAASSPNLLSVTSNAALFAAIDAADGGTGDMRLQVSKESPANTASIFFSDNFSGRAEFGLVGADAFKLKVSADGSNWLEAMVFDAASGRVSFPVNGGPRDVLAANRIYYVRTDGSDGNDGLSNSSGRAFLTIQKAIDAAAAIDLSIHDVTVQLADGTYTGAVVFKTLTGAGRVIIKGNATTPSNTFISVTGADAFSGVGFAGSYQLNSLKIQTATSGNALNVQGKGAYVELANVDFGAAAGVHIRAALGATVNVVGNYAISGGAGRHWNVSYQGLIYSPSVTITLTGTPAFSSQFAIATSAGVIECGSVTYSGAATGTRYSAISNGVISSSGGTLPGNAAGSTASGGQFV
- a CDS encoding D-glucuronyl C5-epimerase family protein, producing MGRTQRTSLHCSDYPTINHWTQALGGRVALEPDTNYCSKKNFNFGGFYLFRMIAATFATISLMFCTNDAHAQASHRSEIPASVLNHAPDVIGPLIFRPRDTVKTDWQALITKGSPLTFSTRLLALMYAFHASRDPHIRSDVAEGLDILLNRWPSVTREGKLFRWNYNQTYESHAPGWWSGMDGFLMPVVFLAAFETFEDAKYVDLARKSLESALLSPTEGGSMWHSADGCWISEYSWQGMNESDEFYVLNGHLYGLEALKLAAIAFKDERYEEAFQCGLKGTMARADRFVTPDWSLYMLNKPTIDPPHYVIFETSQYRALSQLTGISFFSDEMIRRQRVLNKHYAPFITEDGTIILSRIGAPHPYQIDIYRNRLTCTLENGSEWSATSVSDEAPIKRGFITEKPPAQPRHCSLAALTGVGIDVVLYENSSVQPAAGHPQAIETSIDTDYDASDKSGRTVTVSPSKSDPANPDNYRSNSAKISLVGDFPITNSGLFGIELGSERRSSIGVTLVDEKGNESFRYYPALRAEQKTLVLLSKIGFPGHEKLHNKIKRIDVWLYTDTGNMTDQSDFKIDVGNVVTFANPLQLRKHMAASNFQLEIEP
- a CDS encoding glycoside hydrolase family 19 protein, which encodes MPNVAPAARAPAMPDFQAVLRRLWPRGDSRIAGLIEGMAATAPAVFDKYGIATPLLIAHVMAQISHECGAGTAVIENLNYSAARMTQVWPSRFSTTASATPYAHNPRALANKVYNGRMGNRPGSDDGWNFRGRGAVQTTGRDGYRRLAAATGLDVVAYPDLVNDPRHFLECGVADFVNCGCLPFARKDDVRGVTKRLNGGFVGLPQRKSWLSKWKAALTI
- a CDS encoding response regulator transcription factor, yielding MRLLVVEDDPDLNRQLTTALTDAGYVVDRAFDGEEGHFLGDSEPYDAVVLDIGLPKMDGISVLEAWRRNDRTMPVLILTARDRWSDKVQGFDAGADDYVAKPFHLEEILARIRALLRRSTGHAQSELSCGPVTLDTRTGRVSVSGNPVKMTSHEYRLLAYLMHHTGRVVSRTELVEHLYDQDFDRDSNTIEVFVGRIRKKLDVDIIQTVRGLGYLLTPPTDAR
- a CDS encoding ATP-binding protein; translation: MRARRFRGGRSNSLATRLFLSATAWVVVILLITGVVLSSVYRSASERAFDRRLNLYLRTLIAEVATPDEPLDRQFQSLGEPLFDLPLSGWYWEIVRTDPEKKEIRASRSLWDKKLPKLEDQGIELSSSGVRVGYVDGPEGQTLRMVERPVDLGTDGKFRVTVAGDATEIFDETRTFDYYLGGTFAALTIVLVLTTIFQVRFGLAPLKRISDAIADIRSGRAERLEGEFPVEIAPLARETNALIDANREIVERARTHVGNLAHAVKTPLSVIINEANARERDPFAAKVLEQAEVMRNQVVHHLERARIAARLTVVATVTDVAPVIEALRRTMEKIHRDRAIAIAVDASTAAKFRGERQDLEEMAGNLVDNACKWARSRVLIKVSVPPVAGAGPAMLHIVVDDDGSGLSDAERMQASQRGRRLDETKPGSGLGLSIVTDLAALYDGSLTLGSAPIGGLRAELVLPAA